One stretch of Variovorax sp. TBS-050B DNA includes these proteins:
- a CDS encoding molecular chaperone TorD family protein translates to MSESPFATSALDEEIARAEVYGLLARLWYAAPDAELLGAFDVAPTEAPAAGAFLEEPWRQLVGAARATDAAAVHAEYDALFGGIGKPEVYLFGSHYLSGFLHDKPLAQLRTDLARLGLAREEAVSESEDHVACLFEVMRYLIGGEDAAVANLAQQQSFFAAHLQPWLPAMCDAVAQHPKARFYAALAGFTRAFAEVETQGFDMLG, encoded by the coding sequence ATGAGCGAGTCCCCCTTCGCGACCTCCGCACTCGACGAGGAAATCGCGCGCGCCGAGGTCTACGGCCTGCTGGCGCGCCTCTGGTACGCCGCGCCCGACGCCGAACTGCTCGGCGCCTTCGACGTGGCCCCGACCGAGGCGCCCGCGGCCGGCGCCTTCCTCGAGGAACCCTGGCGCCAGCTGGTCGGCGCCGCGCGCGCCACCGACGCGGCCGCCGTGCACGCCGAGTACGACGCGCTCTTCGGCGGCATCGGCAAGCCCGAGGTCTATCTGTTCGGCTCGCACTACCTGAGCGGCTTCCTCCACGACAAGCCGCTCGCCCAGCTGCGCACGGATCTCGCGCGGCTCGGCCTGGCGCGCGAGGAGGCGGTCTCGGAGAGCGAGGACCACGTCGCCTGCCTGTTCGAGGTGATGCGCTATCTGATCGGCGGCGAGGATGCGGCGGTCGCCAACCTCGCGCAGCAGCAGAGCTTCTTCGCGGCGCACCTGCAGCCCTGGCTGCCGGCGATGTGCGACGCGGTCGCGCAGCATCCCAAGGCGCGTTTCTACGCGGCACTGGCCGGTTTCACGCGCGCCTTCGCCGAGGTCGAGACCCAGGGTTTCGACATGCTCGGCTAA
- a CDS encoding 4Fe-4S binding protein, whose translation MTTTLICDCNQTMPLEPKTLGAALAEPLPLHSTLCRREAPAFQRAIRSGDDVVVACTQERRLFTELAAQTEGAVSPIRFVNIRETGGWSRDAKNASPKIAALLAAAHLPEPDPVPTVSYASQGRLLIVGPLDEAEKAAALVADTLQVSIFSTGPGARGGSQERRWPVMAGRIDGLRGWLGAFSLRWTRDNPIDLDLCTRCNACLSACPEQAIGLDYQIDLAKCGTHRDCEQACSVAGAIRFDRASEALDAEFDLVLDLGAGALIDWHAPPQGYFHLPGGLAQAEGLATLLRLRELVGEFEKPKFFDYKQKLCAHSRNEVVGCNACVEVCSAHAISSDKERQRIVVDPQLCVGCGACTTVCPTGALGYTYPRTTDQGRRLRTLVSTYLAAGGRDAALLLHGEEGGQALIEALGRGARLESGRRDGLNGVPAHVLPVALRHAASTGIDLWLGAIAFGAAQVAVLVTGEEAPPYVDALRQQMAVAQALLHGLGYTGTHFHLIEAATPAALDAALAGLRATRQRVPATAARFAVAAEKRGTLEMTLDHLMAQAPAATAAEPLAVPLPAGSPFGAIAVNRDSCTLCLACVSACPAGALQDNPNAPQLRFIEKNCVQCGLCQTTCPEDAIALVPRLLVAPERKQPVVLNEAKPWACIRCSKPFGTQKAIEAMLGKLAGHAMFQGEALERLKMCSDCRVIDLYSAQNEMKITQL comes from the coding sequence ATGACCACCACGCTGATCTGCGACTGCAACCAGACGATGCCGCTCGAGCCGAAGACGCTCGGCGCCGCGCTGGCTGAGCCGCTGCCCCTCCACTCCACCCTGTGCCGCCGCGAGGCGCCCGCCTTCCAGCGCGCGATCCGCTCGGGCGACGACGTCGTGGTCGCCTGCACCCAGGAGCGCCGGCTCTTCACCGAACTGGCCGCACAGACCGAGGGCGCGGTCTCGCCGATCCGCTTCGTCAACATCCGCGAGACCGGCGGCTGGAGCCGCGATGCGAAGAACGCGAGTCCCAAGATCGCCGCGCTGCTCGCGGCGGCCCATCTGCCCGAGCCCGACCCCGTGCCCACGGTGAGCTATGCGAGCCAGGGGCGCCTGCTGATCGTCGGCCCGCTCGACGAGGCCGAGAAGGCCGCGGCGCTCGTGGCCGACACGCTGCAGGTGTCGATCTTCTCCACCGGTCCCGGCGCGCGCGGCGGCAGCCAGGAACGGCGCTGGCCGGTGATGGCGGGGCGCATCGACGGCTTGCGCGGCTGGCTCGGCGCCTTCTCGCTGCGCTGGACGCGCGACAACCCGATCGACCTCGACCTGTGCACGCGCTGCAACGCCTGCCTGAGCGCCTGCCCCGAGCAGGCGATCGGCCTCGACTACCAGATCGACCTCGCGAAGTGCGGCACGCACCGCGACTGCGAACAGGCCTGCAGCGTGGCGGGCGCGATCCGCTTCGACCGCGCGAGCGAGGCGCTCGATGCCGAGTTCGACCTCGTGCTCGACCTGGGCGCCGGCGCGCTGATCGACTGGCACGCGCCGCCGCAGGGCTACTTCCACCTGCCGGGCGGACTCGCGCAGGCCGAGGGCCTGGCCACGCTGCTGCGCCTGCGCGAGCTCGTGGGCGAGTTCGAGAAGCCCAAGTTCTTCGACTACAAGCAGAAGCTCTGCGCCCACAGCCGCAACGAGGTGGTCGGCTGCAACGCCTGCGTCGAGGTCTGCTCGGCGCACGCCATCTCGAGCGACAAGGAGCGCCAGCGCATCGTCGTCGATCCGCAGCTCTGCGTGGGTTGCGGCGCCTGCACCACCGTGTGCCCGACGGGCGCGCTGGGCTACACCTACCCGCGCACCACCGACCAGGGCCGCAGGCTGCGCACCCTGGTCTCGACCTACCTCGCGGCCGGCGGCCGCGACGCCGCGCTGCTGCTGCACGGCGAGGAGGGCGGCCAGGCGCTGATCGAGGCGCTGGGGCGCGGGGCCCGGCTCGAAAGCGGCAGGCGCGACGGCCTGAACGGCGTGCCGGCCCATGTGCTGCCGGTCGCGCTCAGGCATGCCGCGAGCACCGGCATCGACCTCTGGCTCGGCGCGATCGCCTTCGGCGCCGCGCAGGTCGCGGTGCTCGTCACCGGCGAGGAGGCGCCGCCGTACGTCGATGCGCTCCGGCAGCAGATGGCGGTCGCGCAGGCGCTGCTCCACGGGCTGGGCTACACCGGCACGCATTTCCACCTGATCGAGGCGGCCACGCCCGCCGCGCTCGATGCGGCGCTGGCCGGCCTGCGCGCCACGCGCCAGCGCGTGCCCGCCACCGCCGCGCGTTTCGCCGTGGCCGCGGAGAAGCGCGGCACGCTCGAAATGACGCTCGACCACTTGATGGCGCAGGCGCCGGCCGCAACCGCCGCCGAGCCGCTCGCCGTGCCGCTGCCGGCCGGCTCGCCCTTCGGCGCGATCGCGGTCAACCGAGACAGCTGCACGCTGTGCCTCGCCTGCGTGAGCGCCTGCCCCGCGGGCGCGCTGCAGGACAACCCGAACGCGCCGCAGCTGCGCTTCATCGAGAAGAACTGCGTGCAGTGCGGTCTCTGCCAGACCACCTGCCCCGAGGATGCGATCGCGCTCGTGCCGCGGCTCCTGGTCGCGCCCGAGCGCAAGCAGCCCGTGGTGCTCAACGAGGCCAAGCCCTGGGCCTGCATCCGCTGCAGCAAGCCCTTCGGCACGCAGAAGGCCATCGAGGCGATGCTCGGCAAGCTCGCGGGCCATGCCATGTTCCAGGGCGAGGCGCTCGAGCGGCTCAAGATGTGCAGCGACTGCCGGGTGATCGACCTGTACAGCGCGCAGAACGAAATGAAGATCACGCAGCTATGA
- a CDS encoding DUF3306 domain-containing protein, producing the protein MSESFFGRWSRRKQEARQEEQQAAPPADALPAPQDTEAPAAAAALPPADAVAASALPADGAPADPPPPTLADAEALTPESDFRPFVARNVAPEVKNTAFKKLFADPQFNVMDGMDIYIDDYSRSTPIPDGVLRQMASAKFLKLFADEEEEKEGAPDRRDHPSEAPAETPQGAVPPDVAQSEPAPSPETFPSQQAADAQPASQTTDDHHADLRLQPDDAARAEDARRRAG; encoded by the coding sequence ATGTCTGAGAGCTTCTTCGGCCGCTGGTCGCGGCGCAAGCAGGAGGCGCGGCAAGAAGAACAACAAGCCGCGCCGCCCGCAGATGCGCTGCCGGCGCCGCAGGACACCGAAGCGCCCGCCGCCGCTGCGGCGCTGCCGCCCGCGGACGCCGTGGCCGCATCGGCGTTGCCGGCCGACGGCGCGCCCGCCGATCCGCCGCCGCCCACGCTGGCCGATGCCGAGGCCCTCACGCCCGAATCCGACTTCCGCCCCTTCGTCGCGCGCAACGTCGCGCCCGAGGTCAAGAACACCGCCTTCAAGAAGCTCTTTGCCGATCCGCAGTTCAACGTGATGGACGGCATGGACATCTACATCGACGACTATTCCCGGTCGACGCCCATTCCGGACGGCGTGCTGCGCCAGATGGCGAGCGCCAAGTTCCTCAAGCTCTTCGCGGACGAGGAAGAAGAAAAAGAGGGCGCGCCGGACCGCCGGGACCATCCCTCGGAAGCCCCCGCGGAAACCCCGCAGGGCGCGGTACCGCCGGACGTGGCACAGTCCGAGCCTGCTCCCTCGCCGGAGACTTTCCCCAGCCAGCAGGCTGCCGACGCGCAGCCTGCAAGCCAGACGACCGATGACCACCACGCTGATCTGCGACTGCAACCAGACGATGCCGCTCGAGCCGAAGACGCTCGGCGCCGCGCTGGCTGA
- a CDS encoding DUF3305 domain-containing protein, whose protein sequence is MPRRYDRRMNPSIDVAVVMRRERVNSRWQSWRWILESVGPDQPGLGNAPRLLEATEDVQRWLHPGFKTELFRDDAEGYHLNATTPAPCWFVLWRMEEEPTVAEEPIARPVVVSLSYNEAGRWLDAQETVEQVPAPDEVIEWMRGFVQAHYVIEPKRRKRPESFRPLVDRFGNAASVSTEKKRGRGAGDV, encoded by the coding sequence ATGCCGCGGCGCTACGATCGGCGGATGAATCCTTCCATCGACGTTGCCGTCGTGATGCGCCGCGAGCGCGTGAACAGCCGCTGGCAGTCCTGGCGCTGGATTCTCGAGAGCGTCGGCCCCGACCAGCCCGGCCTGGGGAATGCGCCGCGCCTGCTCGAAGCGACCGAGGACGTGCAGCGCTGGCTGCATCCGGGCTTCAAGACCGAACTGTTCCGCGACGATGCCGAGGGCTACCACCTCAACGCCACCACGCCCGCGCCGTGCTGGTTCGTGCTCTGGCGCATGGAGGAGGAGCCCACGGTGGCCGAGGAGCCCATCGCGCGGCCCGTGGTCGTGAGCCTGAGCTACAACGAGGCCGGCCGCTGGCTCGACGCGCAGGAAACGGTGGAGCAGGTGCCCGCGCCCGACGAGGTGATCGAATGGATGCGCGGCTTCGTGCAGGCGCACTACGTGATCGAGCCCAAGCGCCGCAAGCGGCCCGAGAGCTTTCGGCCGCTGGTCGACCGCTTCGGCAATGCCGCGAGCGTGAGCACCGAGAAGAAGCGCGGGCGCGGAGCCGGCGATGTCTGA
- a CDS encoding ATP-binding cassette domain-containing protein translates to MIDVDLQLTVTDGARRFDLAARFATDVPFAALYGPSGAGKTLTLQAIAGLLRPSSGHVRIDGRTLYDAARGIDVPAPARRVGYLFQDYALFPHLSVRENVAFGLTAWHRRRLPARDAERVQALLDGFGLAALADSRPAKLSGGQRQRVALARALACEPQLLLLDEPFAALNPMLRSELRYELAQVRRQWGIPVLMITHDIDDVLALADVAFVYDQGQVVREIDLHSAESRDLALREAGRVPATEATPLQRRLRDLLMRQPVGA, encoded by the coding sequence ATGATCGACGTCGACCTGCAGCTCACGGTCACCGACGGCGCGCGCCGGTTCGACCTGGCGGCGCGCTTCGCGACCGACGTGCCCTTCGCCGCACTCTACGGACCATCGGGCGCGGGCAAGACGCTCACGCTGCAGGCCATCGCGGGGCTCTTGCGCCCCTCGTCCGGGCATGTGCGCATCGACGGCCGCACGCTCTACGATGCGGCGCGCGGCATCGACGTGCCGGCCCCGGCGCGGCGCGTCGGCTACCTGTTCCAGGACTACGCGCTGTTTCCGCATCTGTCGGTGCGCGAGAACGTCGCCTTCGGCCTGACCGCCTGGCACCGGCGCCGCCTGCCGGCCCGGGACGCCGAGCGGGTGCAGGCGCTGCTCGACGGCTTCGGCCTCGCGGCGCTCGCCGACAGCCGGCCGGCCAAGCTCTCGGGCGGCCAGCGGCAGCGCGTCGCGCTCGCGCGCGCGCTGGCCTGCGAGCCGCAGCTGCTGCTGCTCGACGAGCCCTTTGCGGCGCTCAATCCGATGCTGCGCAGCGAGCTGCGCTACGAACTCGCGCAAGTGCGCAGGCAGTGGGGCATTCCGGTGCTGATGATCACGCACGACATCGACGACGTGCTGGCCCTGGCCGACGTCGCCTTCGTCTACGACCAGGGGCAGGTCGTGCGCGAAATCGACCTGCACAGCGCCGAAAGCCGCGACCTGGCGCTGCGCGAAGCCGGCCGCGTCCCGGCCACCGAGGCCACGCCGCTGCAGCGCAGGCTGCGCGACCTGTTGATGCGGCAACCGGTGGGCGCTTGA